The Pseudopipra pipra isolate bDixPip1 chromosome 10, bDixPip1.hap1, whole genome shotgun sequence genome includes the window GTAGGGTCAGGGTGGCTGCAAATGGCCTCAACCGTCATTTTCTGAGGAGGTTTGGTGAGAATGAGCTTGCCCAAGAAGGTCAACTGCAGGTCACCGCATCAGAGAGCATTAGAGAGCTGGTTACTACCCACCTGGAGGTGTGAAACAGCCACAGAACAGCCCCTGGGACCGGTTCCCAGCGGCACACAGGCTTGGGCAAGCGGGGGCCATAAGGAGGCGGCATCGCCGAGCGGgttcttttccctcccccctcctccccggTGGGTAAATCCCATCAGCAGCCACCCTAAATCGCCCCACGCCAGCCCTAATCCCATCTCAGGGTACGCCATCAGACTCCCATCGGCCGGGCGAGGGGCACACAGCCCCGGGAGGAACACCCCGGGAGAGTcgggggacagcagggatggccctgggcactgcccgGGAGGAGCAGCGGCGTGCTGGGAAGGGACCGCCTGCCCCTTCCGTGCTctctggagaaggagggggagcgcagggctgagctgagctTTGCCCTGGGTTAATTTTAGACCAAGGAGATAAGAGGAGGCGCATGGCGGGGCTTAAGGGGTCTCTTAAGCGGGGCCTCCGCCGTCCCTGCAGTGGCGCCCGGGGAGCTCCCGGGGTCCCGCTGCTCCCGCCGGCCGCGGGAGctcccggccgggccgggggctggTCTCGCCCCCCGGGACGGAGCGGTGCAGGCAGTGTTGTGGGGTAAACGCCGCCTGTGCACCCCGGGGCCAGCGCAGCGCCCTGTTGTGGGGTGCCGGGGGCCCTGGGGAGAACCCTGTCCTTTGAGGGTGCGGGGGAGGGCGGCCATGTGGCGGGGGGTTCCCCGCATGAGGATGTGGGGACACAGCCTGTGCGGGTCACCGGAGCGGAGGTGACTGCTGTGTGGGAGGGGCACACGTGAGAGGTCGGTCATGTGCGGGACACCCCCGAGAGCAGCACTAAAACCTCCGCACGGCCCCCACCGCGCCTCCTTAAACGCCCGCCCCGTCCCGGCCTCCCTccgccccgtcccgccccgtcccgccccgctcccTCCAAGTGAGGGAATAAAGttgcgggccgggccgggcgggcccggccggagcggagcggggctgcAGCGCGGCCGCGGCGCGGGGCCATGGCCTCGGAGGAGCTGGCGCAGAAGCTGCAGcggcggctgcagctggaggcGAGCGGGGCGGCGGAGGAGGGCGAGGCGGAGGTGGCCAAGGGCgcggcggaggaggaggaggcggcggagcGGAGCTGCCTGACGGCCAGCGCGGGCGCCGAGCTCAGCGCCAAGCTGTGCCGCCGGCACGACATCAACGAGGGCGCGGCGCAGCCCCGCCGGGCCGCCGTGTTCAACCCCTACACCGAGTTCAAGGAGTTCAGCCGCCGGCAGATCAAGGACATGGAGCGCATGTTCCGGCTGTGAGTGGggcgggggtcccggggctctGCCTTCGCCCGCGGCCCCTCCCGGCGCCGGCCCCGGGGGCACATCTGGAGAGGGGCTGCTCGCTCCCGGCCGCGGGCTCGCCCTTCTCCGCGGTTTTGCGGTCGGGCTGGAGGAAGCTGCGGCGGGTTCCCAGCGCCATCTGATCCCCAGATTGTCCCTGTGCTTTGCAGGGGGGTCGTAGGGTTCgcctggggctcagccctgtGTTTAGTGCACGgcttctgctctgcctgggcTTGGGACGGAGGCTGTTTGTGGTAGCACCCATGAGCTGCGGCTTTGGGGGACGCTCTGGGTGGGACGGGGGGCTGCGACAGCGTAGGGACTGCTGCCTCACACCCGGGGGCACGGGGTGGGTCTGTGTCCCGGGGCCCGGCAGAGGCACTGGACACTTATCTGCAACAACTGCGACCCTGAACACCCCTAGCAGGTCCGCTGGCTCTGCCTCGCGGTGTCCTCGTTCTTCACACAGTCCTGTCTGCCAGTCTTGGTGCTCCTTCCCGTGCACCCAAACAAAGCTTCAGCTTCCTCTTGCTTCCCCCTTCCTGAGGGCTAGGCTGGGATTCTTCTCCTGGCAGGAAGGTTTGTGTTAAAGTCAAGCTGCTGGTAGCAACAGGGAGAGCTGCTTCTCTAAGCAGGAACGCTCGGCCCTCCCTGGGGCCATGCTCTTGCACCTTATCTCTCCTCCAGACCTGTCCTGGCTCCTGCAGTTGGGCTGTGCCTGGGTACCTTTGATTGTGCTCGGGTTTCCCTCCAGCACCCCAAAACTCCGAGCTCCTGGGGGCCAGTGTCCTCCCAGCCCCAAGAGAGGGGTCAGACAGGCTGCCAGACTGggggggagctgctgctgggcatgAGGGGGCAGGACTATGGTGGCTGCCACAGCAAGGTGCGGAGATTTACTTGAGCTTACGGAGGTGACTGCAGTGGGCTTTGTAACTTGTCGGGTCCTTGTTTTCCTATCTGAAAGCTGCCTTGGGCAGCCGGGATTGTTGTGAGGAGCCCAAGAGGCTGGTTGAAtgctgccagctcccagcactgtggGGTGTTGCTGTGCCCAGCCGGGGCTGTTGCCGCAGGAGACCAGGCAATGGGCTTTTGTGAGCTTACTGGAGTTTGGAGTTCTTTGTTGCACAGGCAGCGTTGTGTTGGCAGCTGGTGCGGGAAGGGAGGTGGTCCCGGCGAGGCTGCTGCTCCACTCTGTCCTGTGTCCCTTTTGACTGTGCTTGAAGGGGATCCCACTCTGCAGAGGCTGAGCCGTGGTGCTGCGAGGACTGGAGGACAAACAATGCAGGCAGCCGCAGTGCCCAGAAGCTGTGGGCaagaggctggagcaggcacTGCCTcaataaggaaaaggaaaggagcagtGGTGgtttggggaaataaaaagTGGAAGAGCTGAAATGCAGCTGAATTTTTCAACAATGAGCTCATTAAACGCCAGCCTTGTAAGCGGGAAAAACCTCGGCTTTGCAGTCGAATGCTAATCAGCTGGTCAGTGTAGCTGGAAAGCATTGCATGCCCTATGAGGGCTATGGCAGCTGAGTGCTGGCTGCTCCCACCAAAAGGGGAAGAAGGTGGGCTGTGTGGTCCCCTCTTGTGCTTCCCGGACAGGCAGACAGAAAAACCCGTCCTGGTGTTCACTCTGTTACAGGCACCTGAGGTTTGCAGTGGCAGAGGATCTGGTCTTTGCTCCATCTGCTGCCACTGACCTTTTTCAAGTGTTGGCTGACGCCACATGCTCCATGAGGAGAGGAAATGTTCCCCCTAATTCCTGTCAATCAGAGCTTGAGTTAATGTGATTAAGGCTTTTATTCTCTGTGTGGCTTATTGGCCCTGACCACCACAACCCAGGGTCTTTCTTACATCCCTGTCTCaaaggcttatttctctcctttaGTATCTTCTCACTGCCACAGGATGCCAGGTTTCCACTGGGAGAGTTCCCAtccaaaaaaatgtttcttgccAGTTTAGTGGAACTTGTAAATCTGTAGTTCAGACTAAACTTGAGCCTGTGGGTCCTGTGCATGGTGGGGACTGGGTAATGGTGCTCCAGCTGGAAGGAGGTCCTGGTGAAAGCGGCTGCTCTGGTGCCTGTCAGGGCATCCCATGGTATGGATGGTAGCTGTGACTGCCCTGTGACAGGGTGGAAGCAAAGGCCTTGTCTGAACATGGGACTTCCCAAATTCCAGTGCTCCATCTGGGTGCTGtgtgctgctggctgtgccaggggcatttttccaaagcagaaaCGATGctccttgctcctgctgccatggTTGGGCTCACTTTTCCCCTGCTCTTGTCCAAGCCTCTTCTTGTTAGCATCCCCCCATTTCAGCCCCATTCTGCCAGAGATGGGGTGCAGATGTCTGCTGGGGTGCTGGGTGCAGGCATCTCTCAGGGTGGGTATTTTTGCGGCAGAGGGACCAGGAAGTCTACAGCTCAGGCTAATTATAATGCAACCTAATTAGCTACCTATTCTGACAATGTATGAGGACTGATAACCTCTCTTTCCTGAGTCATTTTGAGCGAACTCTCAGGACCTCTGGAGTCTCAGAGCTCCCCTTGGTCCCATCCTTGTCCAGGGAAATAACAGAGGGGAGTGTGAAAGCCAGGCAGCGAGGCTGTGTCTGGCAGGAACGACCTTTACGAGAGACCTATGGGGGAGGAGAACAGACACCAGCTTCATTTGTGGAGTGCGAGGGAGTGGAGAAATTCCAGTCTTGCTATTGCTTTGTGTTTAGGGAATTTCACGTTGCCCACGTGTTGCACAAGTGCCTTGTGTCTGGCGGGTGGGAGAGGCTGTGATATGTCCCCTTGCCCTTGGGAGCCCCTTGGGAGCCCCTTGGGAGCCCCTTGGGAGCCCCTTGGGAGCCCCTTTGCTGGGTGTCCCTGGCCTTGCCTgctctccccagacctgcctgTGCTCAGGGTGATCGGCTGCCTCTGGTCTGGGACCAGCTCTCTGGGGAGCCCCAGTGGTCAGAGCCTGTTCTTGCCCCCACCCTCATATGGAGGAATTGTTTCCAAAGTTTTTGGGAAGAGAATAGAGTATTCCATTTGGAAGGCACCAACAATGATCACATCTAGTTCAGCTGCCTGACTGCTTCAcggctgaccaaaagttaatCCTTGTTATTAAGGGCATGGTCCAAATGTCTTtcaaacactgacaggcttggggcattGACCACTTTTCTAGGAAGCCTGTCCCAGGGTCTCACAGCCCTCTCAAGTTGAAAGAAATGCTTTCTCAGGTCCAGTCTGATCTTCTGCTGAGGAACCAGTTTTGAACCATTCCCATTCACCCTGTCACTGGATAtcagggagaagagatcagcacctccctctccatgtAAGGTGAAACACAATGGTCAGAGGGAATAAATTGCTGCTTAGAAAGGATTTTGAAATGTTTAAGAGGAGATTGTCATTACTTCAGCATCATTATTGAACTGCTTTATTTCAAAACCTGTCTTAGGCCATTGCAGCATGCAAGAACTGTAGATTAAAGTACAGGTGCCTGTAGCATGTGGAGGAAGCTCAGGTACAGCAAACAGGTACAGGGAGGAcaggttttctttccagcttttctCAAGAAATGTGAATGTTTAGAAACTGCTCTTTGATCCTTCAAGATTTGTTATTTCTCATTCAGCTGtcatttttttgttgcttgGGTTTTTACAGGCAGCTGGAAGGTGACTGCAGAGTCACTACAGGTGATGCAGTCCTTGgcatctcctttctctctcctctgtgaGGTAACCCCCTATCTGTGCTGCGTGGCCCCAGTGCAGTGCTTGTACTTGGGCAGTAATTGTGTGTAACACACTTCCTGCTCTCAAGCAAGTCTGTTCAGCAAacattccctccttccttccccctcgCTTTGGCTCCTGCTTTCCTCTCCCAGCCAGGCACGCTCTGCAGTCCGGGTGGAAGTGAGCCAGTGTGGGAATCTGGGCACATCCTCATTGCAGCAGCGCTTGGCAGCCTctgcctgtgtccctgtgtcccgtGTGCTGCCTGGGGACCTGGCGCTCGGGGTGTGCTCAGGGCTGCCGCGGCTCCCGCATCGTGTGTGCTCGGGGCTGCTCCGGCTGCCCCGGACCCGGGGGGAACCTGCCATGGCCACGGCACCgacctgtgctggagctgcctgcccGTGATGTGAGAGGTCTGTGCCTGTCGGCCCGAGATTCCCTCTCTAATGCCTGACATCCCCCGGGCGAGGCTTGGCTCGTGCCCCAGGGAGCTCCGAGCCCgaaggaagcagagctgtggtgtcCCAGCAGGACAGCggctgagggcagggctggccaggCACCCGAGTGCTGCTTGCTGTGCCACTCCTGGAGTACAGGATGGGGCGGCTCCCCGGGATGCTGGGTGTGTTTGAGGACCGAACTTGCCCCGGTgccctcctccagctctgcctgtgagAGCTGACGGGTGTCAGTCACCgggacagggctgtgctgcaggcgTGTGTGTGAGCAGACAGTGGAGTTTTATGGACCCCCAAAAGGCAGGCGATGGGGTCTTTGGgaggggtcaggtgtgcagGAGCACCAGCTGACCAGCAAGGTGCAGTCTGGGTCCTGCCCCACTGTGTCAAATGCctgtggctgctgtggggaatGAACTGCTCGTCTCATGCCCTATAAATATGCCTCTCCCTAAATAGTctggctgtgcagcagctgagTGGCTGTACCCAGGTCCTAAAATACTTGGGCTGTTTTAGGAGGCaaggggggtggggagggaatgCAGCAGTTTGCAGGGTGCTGCCGTTGGGTTTCGGTGTCCCTCTGTGTGCCTGTCCCCGAGTGCAGGGGACTGGTAACCTGATTTTTGGGAGCATCTCGGCGCCAGCTGTACTCCAGCCCAGCCTGCTCAACACCCATTGTGTGGCTGGTAcagtgtgctgctctgccacGGCCTGCTGCTGGCAAGACCCCATTTCTCACAATCCTGGCTTTGTGCTGCCTCTCTGCAGGGATGACGAGCCCTGAAGCTGTGCCCCATGCTTAACCCTTTCagggcagcagcccctgggccaCTGTTTGCCTGCAGGTCGTGTGTGTAACAGGAGGGTGAGATGAGCACAGCGGGCACGGGCTGGGCTTGTACCCTCTTGCCTTCACCTTCGTAATCCAAAGCTTCTCTGTGGGGCCAGGCAGTGTCCCAACCCCACATGGACAGCCCTTGCAGGGGACCTTGCTGTTATTTTGCTTCTGCACCCAGCCAAAGGGCAGCATGAGCTTGCTGGGCCCCCAGAAACCCAACCCCAAGTGCCTCTCTGCCATTAGACACTTTGCTGCTGTGTCTGATCCAAGGTGCTGCATCCCCAAACACCTTACACCGGAGGAAGGGCCCCACACCCGTTCTCTCAAACTTGACAGAAAAGCAAATTGACCATTAGATATTGCACTTATTATGCTTCTGTGATGTCCTGGAAGTGCAtctcagtgctgggctgggtaATGCTGTGATCGGGTGCTTTAATTAGGTGACACCTTCCTTGTGTGAAAAACCCGCTGCGTTTCCTCCCCGTGATGTCTCAGGTCTGTGGCCTGGTTTCTGCTCTGAGGTTTCTTGCCTAGTTTTTCAGAAAGCTGTCCAGTCTAGTGGGTACCTGGGTttgctgggtgcagagagtgCAGGCTGGTTGGCAGCAGGAGTTGTGTGCCACCCTGGTCTGGGGGTGATGTCCCTGTCATTTGGGGTCTCTTGGTCCTGGGACCCTTGGGAACAAAGAGGCACAGAGAGTATCAAAACTGGTTGTGGAGGTGGTGGGGCTCTGCAGAGTGGTGGATGCCCTAGTTTGGGGAATAGcatgctgtgcctgtgcccctGAAGGCAGGGGCAGAGCTCTTGGCTGAGCCCTGCCCGCTGCCCACGCCTGCCAGCAGTTTGTTGGGCCTGTCTTTGCCACAGCTTCCTCTGCGGCTGGGAGGCTTCTCCGCTGGAAAGGGCTTTCTTCCAGGGAAACCACAACTGTGCACATCTCTGTCTGGGATGGCTGCAGCCCTCATCTCTTTGGAAGGGAGCTAACAGTCAATGAAAGATCAGGGGTGGGAGGACTTGACCGGCTGCTGCCTGCTGGAAAGCTTTAGTGCCATGCCTGGGGCTTCCTTACTGCCTGGTTGAAAGGATCTAACGCTGCCAGGGCTGAGGTGGTGGCTGGGGGCAGTGGCAggctgtgtgccagggctgagccAGCTTGGCAGACCCTGCCCTACCCTCTCATGTGggcctccagctgtgtgctgaggGCAGGATCAGGACGAGAGGGCTGTTGAGGGGCTGTGTGATAGCAGAGGGCCCATCCCTGCAGCCTTTGGACTCTGACAGCCAGCCATGGCCCTGGGGGTGTGAAGTGTGGCTGCTGGGTGGGCCGGATGCTGTACCCACACCCACAGCAAACGTTGGGAGGAATTGGTGCACGGTCCCAGGCTGTGCACAGCAGGTCACTCGCTGCCTCCCCCTCCCTAAAGCACCCCTCCCCTTGCTTCCACTCCCTTGTTCTGCATTGGGAGTGTGGTCCTGCTCCAGTCTTGTTCCTGGAGGTGGGCACTGGTTTCCTGtggtgcagccctggcactggctgggtttgctgtgctgccctgggactgcctttctgctctgcctgggtACACAGAATAAACAGCTGCCATGAAGCAAGGTGCTTCTGTAGTACAGAAGTGTTCTGGAGAGAAAAGATCTTAACAGCTAGAGGGAGTGTGTTTGGCTTACAGGGAAAGATTGCTTTCTGAGGAGAGGTTCTGGTTGGTCTCTGCTCCCTGTTTCTCCTTGAAATGAGCAGGAGGCCTGGCTCTGCCATGCCTTTGCCTCATCACACTGGTGCATGGTGTAAGCTGCGTGCAAATAACCTTTGTGCTGGACAGGCAAGTGGGTGAAATGGAAATCCCACTGAGATAAGCTGAGGTCCTCCAGGTTCCTTCTGCGTGGGCGGTTTGGTCTGAGCTCCCCTGCGCACTTCTTCCTCTGGTGAGACAGCTCTGAAAGCTGCCAGCTACTTCCCTGAGCTTAATATATCCCAGCACTGACTGTGTCAGCTTCCCCTCTCTCCCGAGCTTTGAACCACACAGGGACTTTATCCATTTGCACGGTTCCTCTTCTGGGAAGATGGATGTGGGGATGATGATGACTGACCCGCTCGCCTTTGCCCCCCGCAGGTATGACTCAGGACGGGATGGATACATCGACCTGATGGAGCTGAAGCTGATGATGGAAAAGCTGGGAGCACCACAGACCCACCTGGGGCTGAAGAACATGATCAAGGAGGTGGATGAAGACTTTGATGGGAAGCTCAGTTTCCGTGAGGTGAGGAGCCGGGGAggtggctgtggggcagggggaggaagcAGCCAGGCCCAGTGCTCTGGCTGTAGGGAGCTCTCTCCCCTCTGTTTTTCCAGCTGTGGGGTGCAGTGGAGAAGCTGGTGAGCTTTCCCATGCCAAGAGTACGTTGTCAACCTCCATCTCCACGTGGCAGTACTAAGACCTGATGCCAAAGCTCTCCAACCTCCCTACTGCCTTTGGGAGCACATTTGAGCCCTGTTGCAGCTGCACAGGAGAGCTCACAGAGCTCCCTGCTATAGCTGGAAGGGGTGTGTCCCTTCAGTCCCAAGGTGTCATTGCTGGGCTCCTGTGGCACAGTGGCTCAGGCCTCATTttgggtgcagggcagctggTC containing:
- the EFHD1 gene encoding EF-hand domain-containing protein D1 is translated as MASEELAQKLQRRLQLEASGAAEEGEAEVAKGAAEEEEAAERSCLTASAGAELSAKLCRRHDINEGAAQPRRAAVFNPYTEFKEFSRRQIKDMERMFRLYDSGRDGYIDLMELKLMMEKLGAPQTHLGLKNMIKEVDEDFDGKLSFREFLLIFHKAAAGELEEDSGLLTLAKLSEIDVSIEGVKGAKNFFEAKAQALSSASKFEAEIKAEQDERKREEEERKHRRAAFRELKSAFTQ